Proteins from a single region of Desulfatiglans anilini DSM 4660:
- a CDS encoding HAMP domain-containing histidine kinase has product MRFRFSIFVKLVLFIIPLVCIPIAVVGYLSVQASVERVNRLVRQEQMAQVQATAERIDAVFYNGRMDLETLARSPVLAEFYLARLFRLEAEAGFNRENLEKLFADILARTPYYHRIRFLDRQGRERIHVSREGPVGPSADRSGDVFFLEARGLGPEEVFFSGLVRSEDHGGYVVYAARPFFTGWREYAGVVVIDVDFEKIIEIIRAIQVGEGGYSFLIDQEGRTLVHPRYDPYAFGIGDYPDASLRDMVRSMLSGGSGWQTYTFQEEEKVAGFAPVRSMGWSLAVTVPIREFARESHDLQSRVLNLVLMTVLVTLAGVFALSYHLLRPVRRLVAATNRAAGGDLNQEIPISSHDELGDLTRSFNRMLTDLARIQQELVRSEKLIALGRLSAGVAHEIRNPLNAMKGAMVHLRQKRPDEPLIQEIAGLVTEEIDRLDRLVAEFLYFSKQAPPRLSPTDLNLVILGAQALLIHQASRKGVRFENRLDEGLPPVPLDAHQMEQALLNLAINAMDAVPPGGEVRFTSGVKEEGGARFAAIEVVDKGVGIGPEDLPNVFDPFFTTKEEGTGLGLPLSLGIVEAHGGSLEIESRPGEGTRATIRLPLDGSPAG; this is encoded by the coding sequence TTGCGGTTTCGCTTTTCCATTTTTGTCAAACTGGTCCTCTTCATCATCCCGCTGGTGTGCATCCCGATCGCCGTGGTGGGGTACCTCTCCGTGCAGGCCTCCGTCGAACGGGTGAATCGGCTGGTGCGGCAGGAGCAGATGGCCCAGGTGCAGGCGACCGCCGAGAGGATCGACGCCGTGTTCTACAATGGCCGGATGGATCTGGAGACCCTGGCGCGGTCCCCGGTACTGGCCGAGTTCTATCTCGCGCGGCTGTTCCGGCTGGAGGCGGAAGCCGGGTTCAACCGGGAGAATCTGGAAAAGCTCTTTGCCGACATCCTGGCGCGCACGCCGTACTACCATCGCATACGTTTTCTGGACCGGCAGGGCCGCGAGCGGATTCATGTGTCGCGAGAGGGCCCTGTAGGACCGTCGGCGGATCGGAGCGGAGACGTGTTTTTCCTTGAAGCCCGCGGTCTCGGGCCTGAGGAGGTCTTCTTTTCCGGCCTTGTGCGCAGTGAGGATCATGGAGGCTACGTCGTATACGCCGCCCGGCCCTTCTTCACCGGTTGGCGCGAATACGCCGGGGTCGTGGTGATCGATGTGGATTTCGAGAAGATCATCGAGATCATCCGTGCGATACAGGTGGGGGAAGGGGGGTATTCTTTCCTGATCGATCAGGAGGGCCGTACCCTGGTCCACCCGCGCTATGACCCCTACGCCTTCGGCATCGGTGATTATCCCGACGCCAGCCTGCGGGATATGGTCCGGAGCATGCTCTCAGGCGGAAGCGGGTGGCAGACTTATACGTTTCAAGAAGAGGAAAAGGTGGCGGGATTTGCGCCGGTCCGCAGCATGGGCTGGTCCCTGGCCGTGACGGTGCCGATCCGCGAGTTCGCCCGCGAGTCGCACGACCTGCAGTCCCGGGTGCTGAATCTCGTCCTGATGACCGTGCTGGTCACACTTGCCGGAGTGTTCGCGCTGTCCTATCATCTCCTGAGGCCCGTCAGACGGCTTGTGGCGGCCACCAACCGGGCGGCGGGAGGCGATCTGAACCAGGAGATACCTATTTCGTCCCATGACGAACTGGGCGATCTGACGCGGTCTTTCAACCGGATGCTGACGGATCTCGCCCGCATCCAGCAGGAGTTGGTCCGTTCGGAGAAGCTGATCGCCCTGGGGCGGCTTTCGGCCGGCGTCGCCCATGAGATCCGGAATCCGTTGAACGCCATGAAGGGCGCCATGGTCCATCTTCGCCAAAAAAGGCCCGATGAACCTCTGATTCAGGAGATCGCCGGTCTGGTGACCGAAGAGATCGACCGCCTGGATCGCCTGGTGGCCGAGTTCCTCTATTTTTCAAAGCAGGCCCCACCCCGGCTGTCGCCGACGGACCTGAACCTGGTCATTTTGGGGGCGCAGGCGCTGCTGATCCATCAGGCCTCCCGCAAGGGGGTGCGGTTCGAGAACCGGCTGGATGAGGGGCTCCCTCCTGTCCCCCTCGATGCGCATCAGATGGAGCAGGCTCTTTTGAACCTCGCGATCAACGCTATGGATGCCGTTCCTCCGGGCGGCGAGGTCCGGTTTACATCCGGTGTGAAGGAGGAGGGCGGCGCGCGTTTTGCGGCCATCGAGGTGGTCGACAAGGGCGTGGGCATCGGCCCGGAAGACCTTCCGAACGTATTCGACCCCTTTTTTACGACCAAAGAGGAAGGCACCGGCCTCGGGCTGCCGCTCAGCCTCGGGATCGTGGAGGCGCACGGCGGCAGCCTGGAAATCGAGAGCCGTCCGGGTGAGGGCACCCGTGCGACGATCCGCCTTCCTCTCGACGGATCACCGGCGGGATGA
- the tssJ gene encoding type VI secretion system lipoprotein TssJ has product MKQRIAWIGAGVLFWGIIAGLAGCASSPPLPPSPPEFTYEEEAIELYIKADPRLNLYDGLPHTLLLCVYQLRDPNSFHQLADQPGGIYKLLECAPFDASVAAAKRLIVHPDQDLKYPLDRAEGARYVAVVAGYYALQKGNIIRLFDVPVVVEKPEAKGRQPVSRPAHLTVELNLGSERIEDRPANDAPPKTP; this is encoded by the coding sequence TTGAAACAGAGGATTGCATGGATTGGTGCCGGAGTTCTTTTCTGGGGCATTATCGCGGGTCTTGCAGGATGCGCTTCGAGCCCGCCGCTGCCCCCCTCTCCACCCGAGTTCACCTACGAAGAAGAGGCGATCGAACTCTACATCAAAGCCGATCCCCGCCTGAATTTGTATGACGGGCTGCCGCACACGCTTCTGCTCTGCGTCTATCAGTTGAGGGACCCGAACAGTTTCCACCAGCTTGCCGACCAGCCGGGGGGCATCTACAAACTCCTCGAATGCGCCCCCTTCGACGCAAGCGTCGCCGCGGCCAAACGCCTGATCGTTCACCCCGATCAGGATCTCAAATACCCCCTGGACCGGGCCGAGGGGGCCCGGTACGTCGCGGTCGTGGCAGGATACTACGCCCTCCAGAAGGGAAACATCATCCGCCTCTTCGATGTCCCCGTGGTCGTGGAAAAACCGGAGGCGAAAGGCCGGCAGCCGGTGTCCCGGCCTGCTCATCTGACCGTCGAGCTGAACCTGGGCTCCGAACGGATCGAAGATCGACCGGCAAACGATGCTCCACCGAAAACCCCTTGA
- a CDS encoding type VI secretion protein IcmF/TssM N-terminal domain-containing protein, which produces MKRLLKGFLVTLAVLLVVLVVAGLVLTLDWPWWVGIFILVGLAGVWLGFVFLEKVLLRQREERFVQQVIAQDDAYLKGLSDQERDQAREVQERWREAVTALKQSHLKKLGNPLYVLPWYLVIGESGSGKTTAIQSARLSAPFAEMTRTSGLSGTRNCDWWFFDQAVIIDTAGRYAIPVDEGRDKEEWTRFLAQLAKFRKKEPLNGLVVSLPADKLLQGDTARLEEDGRAIRRRADELMRVLGARFPVYVLVTKCDLIQGMTQFCDQLPEKAQQQAMGFVNRDLKAGVEDFLGRAMQAIGTRLRELRLLLLHRGGARAVDPALLLFPEEFEGLTPGLTAFLKAAFQQNPYQETPILRGLFFSSGRQEGSPYSHFLQALGLIASREVLPGTSRGLFLHDFFSRILPKDRRLFAPTQRALDWRRLTRNLGLSAWVALVLAACGLLSFSFVRNLSSLRHIAHEFTAPAVIRGETVTDLATLERFRQAALRVEDQNRNWWIPRMGLPDSKKVELQLKAHFCRQFRKGLLDPLDHAGSETVMRFSAATPGQIIGPHVVHLVRRILLIKARQAGEDLEALEARPQPAYAALLPTAGPHLPEEAVDEGFALLYRHYLVWSSRSEDFNQEIGDLRRLLQYALTHEGARLGWLTDYVDTRTALSPVKLKDFWGDSLAGAASPAVPPCFTRQGKAFIEGLIADIENALPDPALIAGRKTAFLTAYAADYLRSWQAFGAAFREGEAGLAAGEPRRTAAAVMGSDQGPYFNLLSRMAEELGTFSEWRDDTGWPAALLAFRNVRLLADKEALAEESAGLSKAAKKGKDLIGKLEETFSRGEDDPSLRSMMTAASALRDYRAALMEITPVSASRLVAYQTAAQVFSEDPAMSKSPLVAAQNAYARLKAAMATAGGGSGSGAGLVWDLVKGPFDYLWTYVRMETACHLQDLWEQQVLVEVEGISDLQRINELLLGDGGYALQYVKGPGAPFLGRSLDRGYYSKRVMGEAIPFEGAFLSFLTRGARTARPIEQSYAVTIKGLPTDTNPEAHIRPHATRLELQCAAQTFSLANFHYPITEVFKWEPQNCGDVVFTIEVGTLSLVKIYTGNLAFAQFLRDFNRGERTFRPDEFPREASALKQMGISFIRARYQFSGHGAAVKLLAAGPGRAPRTIVRCWDR; this is translated from the coding sequence ATGAAAAGACTCCTCAAAGGGTTTCTCGTCACTCTCGCGGTCCTTCTGGTCGTCCTCGTGGTGGCCGGCCTGGTCCTGACCCTCGACTGGCCCTGGTGGGTGGGGATCTTCATCCTCGTCGGGCTGGCAGGCGTCTGGCTCGGATTCGTCTTTCTCGAGAAGGTGCTGCTGCGCCAGCGCGAGGAGCGCTTCGTTCAGCAGGTCATCGCCCAGGACGATGCCTATCTGAAGGGGCTTTCCGACCAGGAGCGGGATCAGGCGCGGGAGGTCCAGGAGCGCTGGCGGGAAGCCGTGACCGCCCTCAAGCAGTCCCACCTCAAAAAGCTCGGCAACCCGCTCTATGTCCTGCCGTGGTACCTGGTCATCGGAGAAAGCGGTTCCGGCAAGACCACGGCCATCCAAAGCGCCCGGCTTTCGGCGCCCTTTGCGGAAATGACGCGCACCTCGGGCCTGTCCGGCACCCGCAACTGCGACTGGTGGTTTTTCGACCAGGCGGTGATCATCGACACCGCCGGACGCTACGCCATCCCCGTGGACGAGGGACGGGACAAGGAGGAGTGGACGCGCTTCCTGGCCCAATTGGCCAAGTTCCGCAAGAAAGAGCCCCTGAACGGGTTGGTGGTGAGCCTGCCCGCGGACAAGCTGCTTCAGGGCGACACGGCGCGGCTCGAGGAGGACGGCCGGGCCATCCGGCGCCGTGCCGACGAGCTCATGCGCGTGCTCGGGGCCCGTTTCCCGGTGTACGTGCTCGTCACCAAATGCGACCTGATCCAGGGGATGACCCAATTCTGCGACCAGCTCCCGGAAAAGGCCCAGCAGCAGGCCATGGGGTTTGTCAACCGCGATCTGAAGGCCGGTGTAGAAGACTTCCTCGGCCGGGCCATGCAGGCGATCGGCACACGCCTGCGGGAACTGCGCCTGCTGCTGCTTCACCGGGGCGGCGCCCGTGCGGTGGACCCGGCGCTCCTCCTGTTTCCGGAGGAATTCGAGGGGTTGACGCCCGGACTCACGGCCTTTCTGAAGGCCGCTTTCCAGCAAAACCCCTACCAGGAGACCCCCATCCTGCGCGGCCTCTTTTTCAGCAGCGGCCGCCAGGAAGGCAGCCCCTATTCCCACTTCCTCCAGGCCCTGGGACTCATCGCGTCGCGCGAGGTGCTGCCCGGGACCAGCCGCGGGCTGTTCCTCCACGATTTCTTCTCGCGGATCCTGCCAAAGGATCGCCGCCTCTTCGCGCCCACTCAGCGCGCGCTCGACTGGCGCCGTCTCACCCGAAATCTCGGCCTGAGCGCCTGGGTCGCGCTCGTGCTGGCCGCCTGCGGTCTGCTCAGCTTTTCGTTCGTGCGCAACCTCTCGAGCCTGCGGCACATCGCGCACGAATTCACAGCCCCTGCGGTTATCCGGGGGGAGACCGTCACCGACCTCGCCACCCTGGAGCGCTTCCGGCAGGCTGCCCTGCGGGTGGAAGACCAGAATCGCAACTGGTGGATCCCGCGGATGGGTCTGCCCGACAGCAAGAAGGTCGAGCTGCAGCTGAAGGCGCATTTCTGCAGGCAATTCCGGAAAGGCCTCCTCGACCCGCTTGACCACGCCGGATCGGAAACGGTGATGCGTTTTTCGGCCGCCACGCCCGGGCAGATCATCGGGCCCCACGTCGTTCACCTGGTGCGGCGGATCCTCCTTATCAAGGCGCGGCAAGCCGGAGAGGATCTCGAGGCGCTCGAGGCCCGGCCCCAACCCGCCTATGCCGCGCTTCTGCCGACAGCCGGACCGCACCTGCCCGAAGAAGCCGTGGACGAGGGGTTCGCTCTTCTCTACCGCCACTATCTGGTGTGGTCTTCCAGGAGTGAGGACTTCAACCAGGAGATAGGCGACCTGCGGCGCCTGCTCCAGTACGCCCTCACCCACGAAGGGGCGCGGCTCGGCTGGCTGACGGATTACGTCGACACCCGCACGGCGCTTTCCCCGGTCAAGCTCAAGGATTTCTGGGGGGACAGTCTGGCCGGGGCCGCATCCCCCGCCGTGCCCCCCTGCTTCACCCGCCAAGGCAAGGCCTTCATCGAGGGCCTGATCGCAGACATCGAGAACGCCCTGCCGGACCCGGCGCTGATCGCCGGCCGGAAGACCGCTTTCCTGACCGCTTATGCTGCGGACTATCTCCGTAGCTGGCAGGCCTTTGGCGCGGCCTTCCGTGAGGGGGAAGCCGGCCTCGCGGCCGGCGAACCCCGCCGGACGGCCGCGGCGGTGATGGGAAGCGACCAGGGGCCCTATTTCAACCTCCTTTCGCGGATGGCCGAGGAGCTGGGGACTTTCTCCGAGTGGCGGGACGACACCGGATGGCCGGCCGCCCTGCTCGCCTTCCGGAACGTGCGCCTCCTGGCGGACAAGGAGGCCCTTGCCGAAGAGAGCGCCGGTCTTTCCAAGGCCGCGAAAAAGGGCAAAGACCTGATCGGGAAGCTCGAAGAGACATTCAGCCGGGGAGAAGACGACCCGTCGCTGCGGTCGATGATGACGGCGGCTTCGGCCCTGCGTGATTATCGCGCCGCCCTGATGGAGATCACCCCCGTCTCGGCCTCGCGCCTCGTCGCCTACCAGACGGCCGCCCAGGTCTTCAGCGAAGACCCGGCGATGAGCAAATCCCCGCTCGTGGCAGCCCAGAACGCTTACGCACGGCTCAAGGCCGCGATGGCGACGGCGGGCGGCGGATCCGGATCCGGCGCCGGACTCGTCTGGGACCTGGTCAAGGGCCCTTTCGACTATCTTTGGACGTATGTCCGGATGGAAACCGCCTGCCATCTGCAGGATCTGTGGGAACAACAGGTGCTGGTGGAGGTCGAAGGCATCTCCGACCTGCAGCGGATCAACGAACTGCTCCTCGGCGACGGGGGTTATGCCCTGCAGTATGTCAAAGGGCCCGGGGCCCCTTTTCTCGGACGAAGCCTCGACCGGGGCTACTATTCCAAACGGGTGATGGGCGAAGCCATTCCCTTCGAGGGCGCATTCCTTTCCTTCCTTACCCGCGGAGCCCGCACCGCCAGACCGATCGAACAGAGCTACGCGGTCACCATCAAAGGCCTGCCCACGGACACCAACCCGGAGGCGCACATCCGCCCCCATGCCACGCGCCTGGAACTGCAGTGTGCAGCCCAGACCTTCAGCCTGGCGAACTTCCACTATCCGATCACCGAGGTTTTCAAGTGGGAGCCCCAAAACTGCGGCGATGTCGTCTTTACCATCGAGGTGGGGACCCTGAGCCTGGTCAAGATCTACACGGGCAACCTGGCCTTTGCTCAGTTTCTGAGAGATTTCAACAGGGGAGAGCGCACATTCCGGCCGGATGAATTCCCGCGGGAGGCATCCGCCCTCAAGCAGATGGGGATCAGCTTCATCCGCGCCCGTTACCAGTTCAGCGGTCATGGCGCCGCTGTCAAACTGCTGGCTGCGGGCCCGGGACGGGCGCCGAGGACCATCGTGCGGTGCTGGGATCGATGA
- a CDS encoding DotU family type IV/VI secretion system protein, whose amino-acid sequence MRLTDCFMELIAYVAYFIRGDTIRQASFEQVRADIQRLISGAEARFGSGSFTREDYDLARFAVFAWIDEVILSSQWPERQRWQGEQLQRIHYQTADAGEGFFERLNMLGPHQSEVREVYYLCLAMGFMGRYCHEGDEYLLEQLKATNLKVLSGSSMALPSLEDRELFPEAYPPETEIMAAPARAAGRLPLFTLACIGCPVILYAGLFLIYRFILSSVSVNVLSAVQ is encoded by the coding sequence ATGCGTTTGACCGATTGCTTCATGGAACTGATCGCCTACGTCGCCTATTTCATCCGGGGCGACACCATCCGGCAGGCCTCCTTCGAGCAGGTGCGGGCCGACATCCAGCGGCTGATCTCGGGGGCCGAGGCCCGCTTCGGCAGCGGATCCTTCACGCGAGAGGACTACGATCTGGCGCGCTTTGCCGTCTTTGCCTGGATCGACGAGGTGATCCTCAGTTCGCAATGGCCGGAACGGCAGCGCTGGCAGGGGGAGCAGCTGCAGCGCATCCACTACCAGACCGCCGACGCGGGCGAAGGCTTCTTCGAGCGGCTGAACATGCTCGGTCCTCATCAGTCGGAGGTCCGCGAGGTCTACTATCTGTGTCTGGCCATGGGATTCATGGGGCGGTATTGCCATGAAGGGGACGAATACCTCCTCGAGCAGTTGAAAGCCACCAACCTGAAAGTCCTCTCCGGCAGTTCCATGGCGCTGCCCAGCCTGGAAGACCGGGAGCTGTTCCCCGAGGCCTATCCGCCCGAGACGGAGATCATGGCGGCCCCTGCGCGGGCAGCCGGGCGTCTGCCCCTTTTCACCCTCGCCTGTATCGGGTGTCCGGTCATCCTGTATGCCGGACTGTTTCTGATCTACCGTTTCATCCTGAGCAGCGTCAGTGTAAATGTCCTCAGCGCGGTGCAGTAA
- the tagF gene encoding type VI secretion system-associated protein TagF: MKPRTLWQWTAAGKHPAAGDFIKAGSPTQLSKAFSDWIAQGYHRLGESETRRLVHQSWRFWAGAGNRNDIACGLIKDSSDTLGRPYPLLILGTGPLNRWQERWPSLLIEFREMYLQMEGLASRRFAGFKPFEEAVRGLPASGPRSSTGSTEGGKGMTEPGGEPADVPAEPDIQAWRVEAGGTAYVLPLQSGISGGEEQTARRRLLGLRTVLAGSPQAVFAGGSPDRVFLAVFLRGLTPADFARLWLLPLEE; this comes from the coding sequence ATGAAACCTCGAACCCTGTGGCAATGGACCGCCGCCGGCAAGCACCCGGCGGCCGGAGACTTCATAAAGGCAGGCTCCCCGACGCAGCTTTCAAAGGCCTTTTCGGATTGGATCGCTCAAGGCTACCATCGCCTTGGGGAGTCGGAGACCAGGCGGCTGGTCCACCAGTCCTGGCGGTTCTGGGCGGGGGCAGGGAACCGGAACGACATCGCCTGCGGCCTCATCAAAGACAGCAGCGACACGCTCGGAAGGCCCTATCCGCTCTTGATCCTCGGCACCGGGCCGTTGAATCGGTGGCAGGAACGCTGGCCTTCTCTGCTGATCGAATTCAGAGAGATGTACCTGCAGATGGAAGGGTTGGCAAGCCGCCGGTTCGCCGGGTTCAAGCCCTTCGAGGAGGCCGTCCGGGGCCTTCCGGCCTCCGGACCCCGGTCGAGCACCGGGTCGACCGAAGGCGGCAAAGGGATGACCGAGCCGGGGGGCGAACCTGCGGATGTTCCAGCTGAGCCGGATATTCAGGCATGGCGGGTGGAAGCCGGTGGAACGGCCTATGTCCTGCCGCTCCAAAGCGGGATTTCGGGTGGTGAGGAGCAGACCGCCCGCCGGCGGCTCCTCGGATTGAGGACGGTTCTGGCCGGAAGCCCCCAGGCCGTTTTCGCCGGCGGAAGCCCGGATCGCGTGTTTTTAGCCGTTTTCCTGCGGGGTCTGACACCCGCCGACTTTGCGCGCTTGTGGCTTTTACCTTTGGAGGAATGA
- the tssK gene encoding type VI secretion system baseplate subunit TssK: MDRPLFWHQGLFLQPQHFQLADRHAGTLLQPFHRFLQPDFWGVGDIEIAEAALGNLTFELTRGEFIFPDRTHAVFPGNALIEGRSFEEAWVNGGKPLTVYVGLRQWNESGENVTVLPRIDRLSEITTRFTAPVDPDEIQDLHQQGPAGQVKRLHYVLRIFWEPEISRLGGYALVPVARLERRAEKVVLDEGFFPPCLTVTACAPLLATVREIRDQLAARGRQLEAYKRDRGIHSAEFGARDMVYLLALRSLNRYVPLLFHLTEAEPVHPWQVYALLRQLVGELSSFSGEINAMGEGPGGARLLPPYDHRNLGPCFSAARSLITRLLDEITAGPEYVLQVLFDGTYFAAELPPAIFEGRMRYYLVFETEADPQTVLRSLETAAKTGSRETLPILIARALPGVRLAHLPAPPQELPRRARALYFQIDHHSDQWLPVQKNRNLALYWDQAPEDLKIELMVTGRR, from the coding sequence ATGGACAGACCCCTTTTCTGGCACCAGGGCCTTTTCCTGCAGCCGCAGCATTTTCAACTCGCGGATCGGCACGCCGGGACCTTGCTCCAGCCGTTCCACCGCTTCCTGCAGCCTGACTTCTGGGGGGTCGGTGACATCGAAATCGCCGAGGCCGCCCTTGGAAACCTGACCTTCGAACTGACGCGGGGAGAATTCATCTTTCCCGACCGGACGCACGCGGTCTTCCCCGGCAACGCCCTGATCGAAGGCCGATCCTTCGAGGAGGCCTGGGTGAACGGGGGAAAGCCCCTGACGGTCTACGTCGGCCTCAGGCAATGGAATGAATCCGGTGAAAACGTGACGGTGCTGCCACGCATCGACCGGCTTTCGGAGATCACCACCCGCTTCACGGCCCCGGTCGACCCGGACGAGATCCAGGACCTGCATCAGCAAGGTCCGGCCGGGCAGGTCAAGCGGCTCCACTATGTCCTGCGCATCTTCTGGGAACCGGAGATCAGCCGGCTCGGAGGCTACGCGCTGGTCCCGGTGGCGAGGCTCGAACGGCGCGCGGAAAAGGTCGTTCTGGACGAGGGATTCTTCCCGCCCTGTCTCACCGTGACGGCCTGCGCCCCCTTGCTGGCAACGGTCCGCGAGATCCGCGACCAACTCGCGGCGCGCGGCCGCCAGCTGGAGGCCTACAAGCGCGACCGCGGGATTCATTCGGCCGAATTCGGAGCCCGTGACATGGTCTACCTGCTGGCGCTGCGATCCCTCAACCGCTACGTGCCGCTTCTCTTCCACCTGACCGAGGCCGAGCCCGTCCATCCCTGGCAGGTTTACGCCCTTCTGCGCCAACTGGTCGGAGAGCTCTCCTCCTTTTCGGGCGAGATCAACGCGATGGGCGAGGGACCCGGGGGGGCGCGGCTCCTGCCCCCTTACGACCACCGCAACCTCGGGCCCTGTTTCTCGGCCGCACGCTCACTGATCACGCGTCTTCTGGACGAAATCACGGCTGGGCCGGAGTATGTCCTGCAGGTCCTCTTCGACGGAACCTATTTCGCAGCTGAACTGCCGCCGGCCATCTTCGAGGGCCGCATGCGCTACTACCTGGTCTTCGAGACCGAAGCCGACCCTCAGACCGTGCTCCGCTCTCTCGAGACGGCCGCCAAAACCGGTTCGCGCGAGACGCTGCCGATCCTGATCGCCCGCGCCCTGCCGGGGGTTCGGCTGGCCCATCTGCCGGCCCCTCCGCAGGAACTGCCCCGGCGTGCAAGGGCCCTCTACTTCCAGATCGACCACCACAGCGACCAGTGGCTCCCGGTGCAGAAGAACCGCAACCTCGCCCTTTACTGGGATCAGGCCCCGGAAGACCTCAAGATCGAGCTGATGGTGACGGGGAGGAGATGA
- a CDS encoding sigma-54-dependent transcriptional regulator, with the protein MDTEKTILVVDDRINALKVLMLFLADKGYRVLEASSGPQALAVFQDHPEIDVVLSDLKMPGMSGLDLYKAMLEVRPVPPFIIMTAYATVETAISALKEGVTDYLIKPLNYEELPIVLANACRQAEMSRELAALRQEVRKEQCFHGMLGVSRPMREIFEMVRTVGPTDAAVLITGETGTGKELLAHSLHEESRRRDRPMVCINCAALTETLLEAEMFGYVKGAFTGALTDRKGRLEMAHEGTLFLDEISNMTLHLQAKFLRFLQDGSFEPVGANWSRRVDVRLVAATNADLEAQIAAGRFMRDLLYRIEVIAMHLPPLRERVEDIPILVEHFIAHYARHYMKSIEGVAPDAMQALLDYPWPGNVRELENCLARAVILSKQSVLGRDDLPGKMTEGARAEAGSGEAGREDAPPVEGVTLKDMETRLIADTIRRCQGNKTLAAKVLGISRKGLYEKMARLGIKEDLL; encoded by the coding sequence ATGGACACGGAGAAGACGATTCTAGTCGTAGATGACCGCATCAACGCCTTGAAGGTGTTGATGCTCTTTCTGGCCGACAAGGGCTATCGCGTGCTGGAGGCCTCGAGCGGGCCTCAGGCGCTGGCGGTCTTTCAGGACCATCCAGAAATCGATGTGGTGCTCTCGGATCTCAAGATGCCGGGGATGAGCGGGCTCGACCTGTACAAGGCCATGCTGGAGGTGCGCCCCGTGCCGCCTTTTATCATCATGACCGCCTACGCCACGGTGGAAACGGCGATCTCGGCCCTCAAGGAGGGGGTGACCGACTACCTGATCAAGCCGCTCAACTACGAAGAACTCCCCATCGTGCTGGCCAACGCGTGCCGGCAGGCGGAGATGAGCCGGGAACTGGCGGCGCTCCGCCAAGAGGTCCGAAAGGAGCAGTGTTTTCACGGGATGCTCGGGGTCTCCCGTCCCATGCGGGAGATCTTCGAGATGGTCCGCACGGTGGGGCCGACCGATGCCGCGGTGCTCATCACCGGTGAGACGGGCACGGGAAAGGAACTTCTGGCCCATAGCCTGCACGAGGAGTCGCGGCGGCGGGATCGCCCGATGGTTTGCATCAACTGCGCCGCCCTGACCGAGACCCTCCTCGAGGCCGAGATGTTCGGCTATGTGAAAGGTGCTTTTACCGGGGCCCTGACAGACCGGAAAGGCCGCCTCGAGATGGCGCATGAAGGGACGCTGTTTCTGGACGAGATCAGCAACATGACGCTTCACCTCCAGGCCAAGTTCCTCCGGTTCCTGCAGGACGGCAGCTTCGAGCCGGTCGGGGCGAACTGGAGCAGAAGGGTGGACGTGCGGCTGGTGGCTGCGACCAACGCCGATCTCGAGGCGCAGATCGCCGCCGGCCGATTCATGCGCGACCTCCTCTACCGCATCGAGGTGATCGCGATGCACCTGCCGCCTCTCCGGGAAAGGGTCGAGGACATCCCCATTCTGGTCGAGCATTTTATCGCCCACTACGCGCGACACTACATGAAATCGATCGAAGGCGTCGCTCCGGACGCCATGCAGGCCCTCCTGGATTATCCCTGGCCGGGAAATGTACGGGAGCTCGAGAACTGTCTCGCACGGGCCGTGATCCTCTCCAAGCAGTCCGTTCTCGGTCGGGATGACCTGCCGGGGAAGATGACGGAAGGCGCGCGGGCGGAGGCCGGGTCCGGCGAGGCGGGAAGGGAGGATGCGCCGCCCGTGGAAGGGGTGACGCTCAAGGACATGGAGACCCGGCTGATCGCCGACACGATCCGGCGCTGCCAGGGGAACAAGACCTTGGCGGCCAAGGTGCTGGGGATTTCCCGCAAAGGACTTTACGAAAAGATGGCGCGCCTCGGGATCAAGGAGGACCTCCTTTGA